One window of Theropithecus gelada isolate Dixy chromosome 4, Tgel_1.0, whole genome shotgun sequence genomic DNA carries:
- the LOC112622724 gene encoding thioredoxin-like: MVKQIESKAAFQEALNTTGDKLVVVDFSATWCGPCKMIKPFFHSLSEKYSNVVFLEVDVDDCQDVASECEVKCMPTFQFFKKGQHGGEFSGANKEKLEATIN, from the exons ATGGTAAAGCAGATCGAGAGCAAGGCTGCTTTTCAGGAAGCCCTGAACACCACAGGTGATAAACTTGTAGTAGTTGACTTCTCAGCCACGTGGTGTGGGCCTTGCAAAATGATCAAGCCTTTCTTTCATTCCCTCTCTGAAAAGTATTCCAACGTGGTATTCCTTGAAGTAGATGTGGATGACTGTCAGGATGTTGCTTCAGAGTGTGAAGTCAAATGCATGCCAACATTCCAGTTTTTTAAGAAGGGAC AGCATGGAGGTGAATTTTCTGGAGCCAATAAGGAAAAGCTTGAAGCCACCATTAATTAA